Proteins encoded together in one Halalkaliarchaeum sp. AArc-CO window:
- the mutL gene encoding DNA mismatch repair endonuclease MutL — MSDGDTGADGEAASVRELDTETIERIAAGEVTTRPARVVAELVENALDAGASRVEVTVDGDGTDRENRESAEPTGRSGRIRVADDGCGMSRRDAELAVEPHTTSKIETADDLRRIDTLGFRGEALAAIAEAATLDVLTNDGGDRGTRVLVERGEKTVADAGRGRGTTVEVTDLFADRPARLASLSDPDTEFSRISTLVADYALARPDVAFVLVHDGRETLSTNGDGVRGALLSVYGREVARRAIGLDRTVEIGAGEIDASEEPPNGPFTPNDPLTPDDPFECRIQGAIVSPAETRATGEATRVAIGGRPVSNAGLARAVESGFGTLLPEGRHPIVAIDVRLPPRLVDANVHPAKRTVALSVSETVKTAIEAVVSDGLETADVERAAAAPTDFATPLESGDVADATGPAASIASADVIGQYRELYLLCELDGDLLVVDGHAAHERVNYERLRAALSGEPIPNRELEPPATVSLDPGHLPVFEANEGTIRELGFDADPFGGDLVRVRAVPAPLGRGTDPELLRDVLDRLADGGTPDRRRDRLLRDLACHPSLSAGETLTDSEANALLDRLAECDEPYACPHGRPTLVRIEEATLAREFGREQTRFR, encoded by the coding sequence ATGAGTGACGGAGATACCGGTGCCGACGGCGAGGCAGCCAGTGTCCGCGAGCTGGACACCGAGACGATCGAACGGATCGCCGCCGGCGAGGTGACCACCCGGCCGGCGCGGGTCGTCGCCGAACTCGTCGAAAATGCCCTCGACGCCGGAGCCTCCAGAGTCGAAGTCACGGTCGACGGCGACGGGACGGATCGGGAGAACCGGGAGTCAGCGGAACCCACCGGCCGTTCCGGACGGATCCGCGTCGCCGACGACGGCTGTGGAATGAGTCGACGGGACGCCGAACTCGCGGTCGAACCGCACACGACGAGCAAGATCGAGACGGCGGACGATCTCCGGCGGATCGACACCCTCGGTTTCCGGGGCGAGGCGCTCGCGGCGATCGCGGAGGCGGCGACGCTCGACGTCCTCACTAACGACGGCGGCGACCGGGGGACTCGCGTACTCGTCGAACGCGGCGAAAAGACGGTCGCCGACGCCGGCCGGGGCCGGGGTACCACCGTCGAGGTAACCGACCTGTTCGCCGACCGACCAGCCCGGCTGGCGTCGCTTTCGGATCCGGACACGGAGTTTTCACGGATCTCGACGCTCGTCGCGGACTACGCGCTCGCGCGCCCCGACGTGGCGTTCGTGCTGGTTCACGACGGTCGGGAGACGCTCTCGACGAACGGCGACGGTGTCCGTGGGGCGCTGTTGTCGGTGTACGGCAGGGAGGTGGCCCGCCGGGCGATCGGACTGGATCGGACCGTCGAGATCGGCGCCGGTGAGATCGACGCGAGCGAGGAGCCCCCGAACGGTCCCTTCACCCCGAACGACCCCCTCACCCCGGACGATCCCTTCGAGTGTCGGATCCAGGGGGCGATCGTCTCGCCGGCCGAGACCAGGGCCACGGGGGAGGCCACCCGGGTCGCGATCGGGGGTCGCCCCGTGTCGAACGCCGGGCTCGCCCGGGCGGTCGAATCCGGGTTCGGGACGCTGCTTCCCGAGGGACGCCACCCGATCGTCGCGATCGACGTCCGGCTGCCACCCAGGCTCGTCGACGCGAACGTCCATCCGGCGAAACGGACGGTCGCCCTGTCCGTCTCCGAGACGGTGAAGACAGCAATCGAGGCCGTCGTCTCCGACGGACTCGAGACCGCAGACGTCGAGCGTGCCGCCGCCGCGCCGACGGACTTCGCGACCCCGCTCGAATCCGGAGACGTCGCGGACGCGACCGGGCCCGCCGCATCGATCGCCAGCGCGGACGTCATCGGCCAGTATCGGGAGCTGTATCTGCTGTGTGAACTCGACGGCGACCTGCTCGTCGTCGACGGCCACGCGGCCCACGAACGGGTGAACTACGAGCGACTCAGGGCGGCTCTCTCCGGTGAACCGATCCCGAACCGGGAGCTGGAGCCGCCGGCGACCGTATCACTCGATCCGGGACACCTCCCAGTGTTCGAGGCCAACGAGGGGACGATCCGGGAACTCGGCTTCGACGCCGACCCGTTCGGCGGCGACCTGGTCCGGGTGCGGGCGGTGCCAGCCCCGCTGGGACGGGGGACGGACCCCGAACTGCTCCGTGACGTGCTGGATCGACTGGCCGACGGCGGCACACCGGATCGGCGACGAGACCGGCTGCTCCGGGACCTGGCGTGCCATCCGTCGCTATCGGCGGGAGAGACGCTGACCGACTCGGAAGCGAACGCGCTGCTGGACCGGCTCGCGGAGTGTGATGAACCGTACGCCTGTCCCCACGGACGGCCCACGCTGGTGCGAATCGAGGAGGCGACGCTCGCCCGGGAGTTCGGCCGCGAGCAGACCCGGTTCCGGTGA
- the tgtA gene encoding tRNA guanosine(15) transglycosylase TgtA — protein sequence MRDCFELRDADCLGRIGELSVPRADAVVETPALMPVINPNLETIAPSRLRGEFGAEILITNSYIIHSNDDLREQARSVGLHEMLGFDGVIATDSGSFQLAEYGDIDVTTEEILAFQREIGSDVATPVDIPTPPDVDREQAERDLETTAMALSDAEAANTGEMLVNAPIQGSTYPDLREQAAERAGETDLDVFPVGAVVPLMNSYRYGEMIEAVLAAKRGLGPAAPVHLFGAGHPMTFALAVAAGCDLFDSAAYAIYARDGRYLTASGTEHLSELSYLPCSCPVCVEHTPDELRDADEAETERLLAEHNLHVSFGELRRIKEAIRQGRLLELVERRARGHPALLDGYRALLDGATQLEREDPTSKGTFFAVSPESARRPEVRRHHERLDRLEVPDSVLVTEGGVPRTHEYDAVWRIKPPFGPYPRELAETYPLTVQTPDRSEETAQRAAADGVARLAEVAPESRIRLAHDDWVDSAIDRLPDRVELESLAAIERRNDDG from the coding sequence ATGCGCGACTGCTTCGAGCTGCGGGACGCCGACTGTCTCGGCCGGATCGGGGAGCTGTCCGTCCCCAGGGCCGACGCAGTCGTCGAGACGCCGGCGCTGATGCCGGTGATCAACCCGAACCTGGAGACGATCGCTCCGTCCCGTCTGCGTGGGGAGTTCGGCGCCGAGATACTGATCACCAACTCCTACATCATCCACTCGAACGACGACCTCCGGGAACAGGCCCGGTCGGTAGGGCTCCACGAAATGCTCGGATTCGACGGCGTCATCGCCACGGACTCGGGGTCGTTCCAGCTCGCCGAGTACGGCGACATCGACGTGACGACCGAGGAGATCCTCGCGTTCCAGCGGGAGATCGGCTCCGACGTCGCCACCCCTGTCGACATTCCGACGCCGCCGGACGTGGACCGCGAGCAGGCCGAACGGGACCTCGAGACGACCGCGATGGCGCTGTCGGACGCCGAGGCCGCAAACACCGGAGAGATGCTCGTCAACGCACCGATCCAGGGATCGACGTATCCGGATCTCCGAGAGCAGGCCGCCGAACGCGCCGGCGAAACCGACCTCGACGTGTTCCCCGTCGGCGCCGTCGTCCCCCTGATGAACAGCTACCGCTACGGCGAGATGATCGAGGCCGTCCTCGCCGCAAAGCGGGGGCTCGGTCCGGCCGCCCCCGTCCACCTGTTCGGAGCGGGCCACCCGATGACGTTCGCGCTGGCGGTCGCGGCGGGGTGTGACCTGTTCGATTCCGCGGCGTATGCGATCTACGCCCGCGACGGACGATATCTCACCGCGTCCGGAACGGAGCACCTTTCGGAGCTGTCGTATCTCCCGTGCTCGTGTCCAGTCTGCGTCGAACACACCCCCGACGAACTGCGAGACGCCGACGAAGCGGAGACCGAGCGGCTGCTCGCCGAGCACAACCTCCACGTCAGCTTCGGGGAGCTCCGCCGGATCAAGGAGGCGATCCGGCAGGGGCGCCTGCTCGAACTCGTCGAGCGTCGGGCCCGGGGACATCCCGCACTCCTGGATGGCTACCGAGCGTTGCTCGACGGCGCAACACAGCTGGAACGAGAGGATCCCACCTCGAAGGGGACGTTCTTCGCCGTCTCCCCCGAAAGCGCTCGCCGACCCGAGGTCCGCCGGCACCACGAGCGGCTCGATCGGCTCGAGGTTCCCGACAGCGTACTGGTCACCGAAGGTGGGGTCCCGAGAACACACGAGTACGACGCCGTCTGGCGTATCAAGCCGCCGTTCGGGCCGTATCCCCGTGAACTCGCAGAGACGTATCCGCTCACCGTACAGACGCCCGATCGATCCGAGGAAACCGCCCAGCGTGCCGCCGCCGACGGCGTCGCCCGGCTGGCCGAGGTGGCGCCGGAGAGCCGGATCCGTCTTGCACACGACGACTGGGTCGACTCGGCGATCGATCGACTTCCCGACCGGGTCGAACTCGAAAGCCTCGCGGCGATCGAGCGCCGAAACGACGACGGGTGA
- the arcS gene encoding archaeosine synthase subunit alpha, translated as MTDYFEVLERDAAARLGELRLDPPVVTPATIDGRLRDAGSLWAADREIPEPDDSVLTVLPHRAFPSGTPPDVREAFAVDPTDVDAPTAAVVSSEAVELSGEAELDIAPGDEVDHPPDSYVLSDVQGFIGHAAGLKEAILAVKGAIPADTALCLSGVATPANVATLSSVGVDLFDRTYARIAGSRGRYLTADGEHFLEDLTELPCSCPACQGPREEFTREDCSQHNVNALEAELRRVRERIRAGRLRDYIEGQARHEAWLTATFREFDAEYGYLERRTPVVRDTELLAASEDTIRRVEIQRFADRVTTRYRNRFSAPLVLLPCSARKPYSESQSHKQFHDAIGWRAHIVSMTSPIGVVPQELELTYPAQHYDTVVTGRWSEDEKGFVSEVLRRYLEGNDYPRVIAHVPDEGYRDICERVSEEADVPFEFTCDGHPTSGDSLSNLRNALDGELAYAKRQREHNTVRAIADYMLGPAAGDDVFGEGAIETTGRYPKLQIRARDVDRGGDDSDQLATVVPQYGTLAFTLAGARQWVDSDAPTKRVEIDGFVPHGSVLAPGVVDADDAIRVGDEVVIEGPKAFAVGRAAMSGPEMVESTRGVASAVRHVEET; from the coding sequence ATGACCGACTACTTCGAAGTCCTCGAGCGGGACGCCGCCGCCCGGCTCGGGGAGCTCCGGCTCGATCCGCCGGTCGTGACGCCGGCGACGATCGACGGCCGGCTCCGGGACGCCGGCTCGCTGTGGGCCGCCGATCGGGAGATACCCGAGCCGGACGACTCGGTGTTGACAGTGCTTCCCCACCGGGCGTTTCCGTCCGGAACGCCGCCGGACGTTCGAGAGGCGTTCGCGGTCGATCCGACCGACGTCGACGCGCCGACCGCTGCAGTCGTCTCCAGTGAAGCTGTCGAGTTGTCGGGCGAGGCGGAGCTCGACATCGCTCCCGGCGACGAGGTCGACCACCCACCTGACTCGTACGTTCTCTCCGACGTCCAGGGGTTCATCGGCCATGCCGCCGGCCTGAAGGAGGCGATCCTCGCGGTCAAGGGGGCGATTCCGGCCGACACAGCGCTGTGTCTCTCCGGCGTGGCGACGCCGGCGAACGTCGCGACGCTTTCGTCTGTCGGCGTCGACCTGTTCGATCGGACGTACGCCCGGATCGCCGGCTCCCGCGGCCGATACCTCACTGCCGACGGCGAACACTTCCTCGAGGATCTGACCGAACTCCCCTGTTCGTGTCCGGCGTGTCAGGGCCCCCGGGAGGAGTTTACCCGCGAGGACTGCAGCCAGCACAACGTCAACGCGCTGGAGGCGGAGCTCCGCCGGGTTCGCGAGCGGATCCGGGCCGGACGGCTCCGGGACTACATCGAGGGGCAGGCCCGCCACGAAGCGTGGCTGACCGCGACGTTCCGGGAGTTCGACGCGGAGTACGGCTACCTCGAACGGCGGACGCCCGTCGTGCGCGACACCGAACTACTTGCCGCCAGCGAGGACACCATCCGGCGGGTGGAGATCCAGCGGTTCGCCGACCGGGTGACGACCCGGTACCGCAACCGGTTTTCCGCACCGCTCGTGTTGCTCCCCTGCTCGGCCCGGAAGCCGTACAGCGAATCACAGAGCCACAAGCAGTTCCACGACGCGATCGGCTGGCGGGCCCACATCGTCTCGATGACCTCACCGATCGGGGTGGTACCACAGGAGCTGGAGCTCACGTATCCGGCACAGCACTACGACACGGTGGTGACGGGCCGGTGGTCCGAAGACGAAAAGGGGTTCGTCTCGGAGGTTCTGCGGCGGTATCTCGAGGGCAACGACTACCCGCGGGTGATCGCACACGTCCCCGACGAGGGCTACCGGGACATCTGCGAGCGCGTCAGCGAGGAGGCCGACGTCCCGTTCGAGTTCACCTGCGACGGGCATCCGACGTCGGGGGACTCGCTGTCGAACCTCCGGAATGCTCTCGACGGGGAACTGGCGTACGCGAAGCGGCAGCGGGAACACAACACCGTCCGGGCGATCGCCGACTACATGCTCGGGCCGGCTGCCGGCGATGACGTCTTCGGCGAGGGTGCGATCGAGACGACCGGCCGGTATCCGAAGCTCCAGATCCGGGCCCGCGACGTCGACCGCGGCGGCGACGACAGCGACCAGCTGGCGACAGTGGTGCCGCAGTACGGTACCCTGGCGTTCACCCTCGCCGGGGCGCGCCAGTGGGTCGACAGTGACGCCCCCACGAAACGGGTCGAGATCGACGGGTTCGTCCCCCACGGCTCGGTGCTCGCGCCCGGTGTCGTCGACGCCGACGACGCGATCCGTGTCGGCGACGAGGTCGTCATCGAGGGGCCGAAGGCGTTCGCCGTCGGACGCGCCGCGATGTCGGGCCCGGAAATGGTGGAATCGACGCGGGGCGTCGCCTCCGCGGTTCGCCACGTGGAAGAAACGTAG
- a CDS encoding CPBP family intramembrane glutamic endopeptidase, with the protein MPRAWIRRNQVPAFLLVTFAWTWFWHGIFFLFGLWDELLYTAIPSVWGPLIGAITVVWAGETTFRSWFRRRLNWRLRPTLYLLAVLAPLFVTNLQPVIGAIGGGMLRYDPPASVGLMVVWVLVNVFVWGGTEEIGWRGFLQPRLQERTSVFTAGLAIGVIWWAWHLPMFLTGDPNYSLAPWAFASYGAMILGISTVLGALVNATDGSALPAMLLHGTTNLGAVIAVSGGLLGGSPVLPLLGGALWWLIVLSLLLKNGPSMVAEPSIQPRV; encoded by the coding sequence ATGCCGCGAGCGTGGATCCGACGCAACCAGGTCCCCGCCTTCCTCCTCGTGACGTTCGCCTGGACGTGGTTCTGGCACGGGATCTTCTTTTTGTTCGGCCTGTGGGACGAGCTCCTTTATACGGCGATCCCGTCCGTCTGGGGCCCGCTGATCGGCGCGATCACCGTCGTCTGGGCGGGCGAGACGACGTTCCGGTCGTGGTTCCGGCGACGACTTAACTGGCGGCTTCGGCCCACACTGTATCTCCTCGCCGTGCTCGCGCCGCTTTTCGTCACAAACCTGCAACCGGTGATCGGGGCGATCGGCGGGGGGATGTTGCGGTACGATCCGCCGGCTTCCGTCGGCCTGATGGTGGTGTGGGTCCTCGTGAACGTGTTCGTCTGGGGCGGAACCGAAGAGATCGGGTGGCGAGGGTTCCTGCAGCCACGGCTCCAGGAGCGGACGTCGGTGTTCACCGCGGGACTCGCGATCGGCGTGATCTGGTGGGCGTGGCACCTGCCGATGTTCCTTACGGGCGATCCGAACTACTCGCTCGCGCCGTGGGCGTTCGCGTCGTACGGCGCGATGATACTGGGGATCTCGACCGTCCTCGGCGCGCTCGTGAACGCGACTGACGGGTCGGCGCTTCCGGCGATGCTGTTGCACGGAACGACCAACCTCGGCGCAGTGATTGCAGTCTCCGGCGGCCTGCTCGGTGGCTCTCCCGTCCTCCCGCTCCTCGGGGGTGCTCTCTGGTGGCTGATCGTGCTATCGCTTCTGCTCAAGAACGGTCCGTCAATGGTGGCGGAGCCGTCGATCCAGCCCCGGGTGTGA
- a CDS encoding LysE family translocator, giving the protein MVSTLSSLLLGTLFGLALAAPPGPMNAIIAEESVVRGWREGVLAGLGAGVADLLFFVLASVGVVAVVERFETLQGVMIGAGGLFMLYFAYDATRSARASFRPTDGSLPESRGFRKALVLGLSNPYQILFWLTIGTALLRPGRVDLFAQVPYVGDALSGTVIVETGSAALVGGLFVGIGIWIVAYPAALVYAERRIDSMAPVVAVLSALVLAGFGVYFLSDAAATLLG; this is encoded by the coding sequence GTGGTATCGACACTGAGTTCGCTGCTGTTGGGAACACTGTTCGGCCTGGCGCTTGCGGCACCGCCCGGGCCGATGAACGCGATCATCGCGGAGGAGAGCGTGGTCCGAGGGTGGCGAGAAGGCGTGCTGGCCGGACTGGGTGCGGGCGTCGCCGATTTGCTGTTTTTCGTCCTGGCGTCCGTCGGCGTCGTCGCGGTCGTCGAACGGTTTGAAACCCTGCAGGGCGTGATGATCGGCGCGGGCGGGCTGTTCATGTTGTACTTCGCGTACGACGCGACCCGGAGCGCCCGCGCGTCGTTCCGACCGACCGACGGGTCGCTCCCAGAGAGCCGGGGGTTCAGGAAGGCGCTCGTACTCGGGCTGTCGAACCCCTATCAGATCCTCTTTTGGCTCACGATCGGTACGGCGCTTTTACGTCCGGGACGGGTCGACCTGTTCGCGCAGGTGCCGTACGTCGGCGACGCGCTTTCGGGAACCGTCATCGTCGAGACCGGCTCGGCAGCGCTCGTCGGCGGGCTGTTCGTCGGAATCGGGATCTGGATCGTCGCCTACCCGGCAGCGCTCGTGTACGCCGAGCGGCGAATCGACAGCATGGCGCCCGTCGTCGCGGTCCTCTCGGCGCTCGTGCTCGCCGGGTTCGGCGTCTACTTCCTGTCGGACGCGGCCGCGACGTTGCTGGGTTGA